One Candidatus Devosia phytovorans genomic window carries:
- a CDS encoding VOC family protein, giving the protein MTSIMPCLWFNNRIDEAVEFYTTTFPEAKLLEEVRHDPNGPRFTAVIELAGHKFFLLNGSGSEPSSNPFTWAVSFMVECSGQDEVDYFWNSFVDNGGKPSMCGWCEDKFGLSWQVVPKQIYETVMGPDPAGARRATDAMMKMGKLIVADLQAAYRGD; this is encoded by the coding sequence ATGACATCCATCATGCCCTGCCTGTGGTTCAACAACCGCATCGACGAAGCCGTGGAATTTTACACCACCACCTTTCCCGAGGCGAAACTGCTCGAGGAGGTAAGGCACGATCCCAACGGACCGCGCTTTACTGCAGTCATTGAACTGGCAGGCCACAAATTTTTCCTGCTCAATGGCAGTGGCAGTGAGCCGAGCAGCAACCCGTTCACCTGGGCTGTCAGCTTCATGGTGGAATGCAGCGGGCAGGACGAGGTCGACTATTTCTGGAACAGCTTCGTCGACAATGGCGGCAAACCCAGCATGTGTGGCTGGTGCGAGGACAAGTTCGGCCTCTCCTGGCAGGTCGTGCCAAAGCAGATCTACGAAACCGTCATGGGCCCCGACCCTGCCGGCGCCAGGCGCGCCACCGACGCCATGATGAAGATGGGCAAGCTGATCGTGGCG
- the ftsZ gene encoding cell division protein FtsZ, whose product MTINLTIPDIQELKPRITVFGTGGAGGNAVNNMIESGLDGVDFVVANTDAQALALSKAQRIIQLGVGVTEGLGAGSHPEVGRAAAEESWDEINDHLSGSHMVFITAGMGGGTGTGAAPVIARAAREQGILTVGVVTKPFNFEGNRRARLAEDGIDELHRHVDTLIVIPNQNLFRVANEKTTFADAFGMADQVLFSGVACITDLMVKEGLINLDFADVRAVMRGMGKAMMGTGEASGEDRARHAAEAAIANPLLDDVSMHGARGLLISITGGPDLTLYEVDEAASRIREEVDPDCNIILGATYDPSLTGTLRVSVVATGTDATMVQALEPAKPHASRTPLEVRRHVPVEPTRVQMERAAIATPAPQPAPVAQQQAIEHDVETAMAQAFNFETPAPTYQHQEDDGVFVEPYIPAAESIQEADEPVAVDDSPVPSVYVPSHAARPEGQRRMPRTEELPVVARRTQEAQERHEPEPRNARALFKKLASNVGLNLGQQAPVAKDEPSYSDADDNAARSAIEAGGARASRVSPQLDGARGNLDQHGRQPASAPQKESLEIPAFLRKHG is encoded by the coding sequence ATGACCATCAACCTCACTATCCCGGACATCCAGGAACTGAAGCCTCGCATTACCGTCTTCGGTACGGGTGGTGCTGGCGGTAACGCCGTCAACAACATGATCGAGTCCGGTCTCGATGGCGTCGACTTTGTCGTCGCCAATACCGATGCCCAGGCTCTGGCTCTCAGCAAGGCGCAGCGCATCATTCAGCTCGGCGTTGGTGTCACCGAGGGTCTCGGTGCCGGCTCGCATCCTGAAGTTGGTCGTGCGGCGGCCGAGGAAAGCTGGGACGAGATCAATGATCACCTCTCGGGCTCGCACATGGTCTTCATCACCGCCGGCATGGGCGGTGGCACGGGTACCGGCGCGGCGCCGGTCATTGCCCGTGCAGCCCGCGAGCAGGGCATTCTGACGGTTGGCGTCGTCACCAAGCCCTTCAACTTCGAAGGCAATCGTCGTGCGCGTCTGGCTGAGGACGGCATCGACGAGCTGCATCGCCATGTCGATACGCTGATCGTTATTCCGAACCAGAACCTGTTCCGCGTCGCCAATGAGAAGACCACCTTCGCCGATGCCTTTGGCATGGCCGATCAGGTGCTGTTCTCCGGCGTTGCCTGCATCACCGACCTGATGGTCAAGGAAGGCCTGATCAACCTCGACTTCGCCGACGTGCGCGCCGTGATGCGCGGCATGGGCAAGGCGATGATGGGTACGGGCGAAGCATCGGGCGAAGATCGTGCCCGCCATGCCGCCGAGGCTGCCATTGCCAATCCGCTGCTCGACGACGTGTCGATGCATGGTGCCCGTGGCCTGCTGATCTCGATCACCGGCGGCCCGGACCTCACGCTTTATGAAGTCGATGAAGCCGCTTCCCGCATCCGCGAAGAAGTCGATCCCGATTGCAATATCATCCTGGGTGCGACCTACGATCCGAGCCTCACCGGCACGCTGCGCGTGTCCGTCGTTGCCACCGGTACCGATGCGACCATGGTGCAGGCTCTCGAGCCGGCCAAGCCGCATGCCTCGCGCACCCCGCTTGAAGTGCGTCGTCATGTGCCGGTCGAGCCGACCCGCGTCCAGATGGAACGTGCCGCCATTGCCACGCCAGCGCCCCAGCCAGCGCCGGTTGCCCAGCAGCAGGCGATCGAGCATGACGTCGAAACGGCCATGGCTCAGGCGTTCAACTTCGAAACGCCGGCGCCGACCTACCAGCACCAGGAAGACGACGGCGTTTTCGTCGAGCCCTATATCCCGGCTGCCGAGAGCATCCAGGAAGCTGACGAGCCCGTCGCTGTCGATGATTCGCCGGTTCCCAGCGTTTACGTGCCGTCCCATGCCGCTCGCCCCGAGGGCCAGCGCCGCATGCCGCGCACCGAGGAACTGCCGGTTGTTGCGCGCCGGACACAGGAAGCACAGGAACGTCACGAGCCGGAGCCGCGCAATGCACGCGCCCTGTTCAAGAAACTGGCGTCCAACGTTGGCCTGAACCTGGGCCAGCAGGCACCGGTTGCCAAGGACGAGCCGTCCTATTCGGACGCCGATGACAATGCAGCGCGCAGCGCGATTGAAGCAGGCGGCGCAAGGGCTTCGCGGGTGTCGCCGCAGCTCGACGGTGCTCGTGGCAACCTCGACCAGCATGGGCGTCAGCCGGCCTCGGCACCGCAGAAGGAAAGCCTCGAGATCCCCGCTTTCCTGCGCAAACACGGTTAA
- the lpxC gene encoding UDP-3-O-acyl-N-acetylglucosamine deacetylase: MKKLSTRQRTLAAAISFAGYGVHSGQSVTMTLSPGAPDSGLTINRIRPDGTPSEAVPVHFSRVARTTLCTTLDLGDSLSVATIEHVTSALTGMGVDNALITLDGTECPILDGSARPFAEAILAVGLEIQPAQRKFLKILRAVTVRNNDAFAVLEPYNGRCLDLEIDFDSKVIGRQRMIFDWTPRRYYEDVSRARTFGFQRDAKALRQAGYALGSSLDNSITLHDDRILNPGGLRFEDEFVRHKLLDAIGDLSLGGLPIWGRFRSYKGGHALNAHVLAGLFSSEANYEIVLAEDLPLEFEAFEEQPEGLAVNHYLRSVR, translated from the coding sequence ATGAAGAAACTGTCCACGCGTCAGCGCACTCTTGCTGCCGCGATTAGCTTTGCCGGTTACGGTGTTCATAGCGGCCAGTCGGTTACCATGACACTCAGCCCCGGTGCCCCTGACAGTGGCCTGACGATCAATCGCATTCGTCCCGATGGCACGCCATCCGAAGCGGTTCCCGTGCATTTCTCGCGCGTGGCGCGCACGACCCTGTGCACCACGCTTGACCTGGGTGACAGCCTTTCCGTCGCGACCATCGAGCATGTCACCTCGGCCCTTACCGGCATGGGCGTCGACAATGCCCTGATCACACTCGACGGCACCGAATGCCCTATTCTTGATGGCAGCGCGCGGCCCTTTGCCGAGGCGATCCTGGCTGTTGGTCTCGAAATCCAGCCGGCGCAGCGCAAGTTCCTCAAGATCCTGCGCGCCGTCACGGTGCGCAACAATGACGCCTTCGCCGTGCTCGAGCCCTATAATGGTCGTTGCCTCGACCTCGAGATCGACTTCGACAGCAAGGTCATCGGCCGCCAGCGCATGATCTTCGACTGGACGCCGCGCCGCTATTACGAAGACGTGTCGCGCGCCCGCACCTTCGGCTTCCAGCGTGACGCCAAGGCGCTGCGCCAGGCCGGCTATGCGCTGGGCTCCAGCCTCGACAATTCCATTACCCTGCACGACGATCGCATCCTCAACCCTGGCGGTTTGCGCTTCGAGGACGAGTTCGTGCGCCACAAGCTGCTCGACGCGATTGGCGACCTGTCCCTGGGCGGCCTGCCGATCTGGGGGCGTTTCCGCTCCTACAAGGGTGGCCACGCGCTTAATGCGCATGTACTGGCCGGTCTCTTTTCGAGCGAAGCCAACTATGAGATAGTTCTGGCCGAAGACCTGCCGCTCGAGTTCGAGGCTTTCGAAGAACAGCCCGAAGGGCTGGCGGTCAATCACTATCTGCGCTCCGTGCGTTGA
- a CDS encoding outer membrane protein assembly factor BamD: MTVDAIGGFTSRAARFLTVAAFAAVLAGCSLFGSPKTREEPIIPAATLYQKALDDMDRQYYATALKSLEQLDRQHPRDPMVEKSKLMQVYANYRSGKLQEAILAADRFMALYPGGKDAAYVLYLKGNAYFAQIKDITRDQQLSADAIETYNLVISNYPQSEYAEDAKEKLLVAYDQLAGKEMSVGRYYLGQGQYTAAINRFRVVVETWQTSTHIEEALFRLTESYLALGLTNEASTAAAVLGHNYPSSSWYKEAYALLAKQGLAPAVNSGSWMAGLRN; the protein is encoded by the coding sequence GTGACAGTTGACGCTATTGGTGGTTTCACCAGCCGGGCAGCCCGGTTCCTGACGGTTGCGGCTTTTGCTGCGGTCCTGGCTGGTTGCAGCCTGTTCGGATCGCCCAAGACCCGCGAAGAGCCGATCATCCCGGCAGCGACCCTCTACCAGAAGGCGCTGGACGACATGGATCGCCAGTATTACGCCACGGCGCTGAAGTCGCTGGAGCAGCTGGATCGCCAGCATCCGCGCGACCCGATGGTCGAAAAGTCCAAGCTGATGCAGGTCTATGCCAACTATCGCAGTGGCAAGCTGCAGGAAGCGATCCTGGCGGCCGACCGCTTCATGGCGCTCTATCCCGGCGGCAAGGATGCGGCCTATGTGCTCTATCTCAAGGGCAATGCCTATTTCGCCCAGATCAAGGACATCACCCGCGACCAGCAGCTTTCGGCTGATGCGATCGAGACCTACAATCTGGTTATCTCGAACTATCCGCAGTCCGAATATGCAGAGGACGCCAAGGAGAAGCTCCTGGTCGCCTATGATCAGCTGGCGGGCAAGGAAATGTCGGTTGGCCGCTACTATCTCGGCCAGGGCCAATACACAGCCGCTATCAACCGCTTCCGCGTGGTGGTGGAAACCTGGCAGACTTCGACTCACATCGAGGAAGCCCTGTTCCGCCTGACCGAATCCTATCTGGCGCTCGGTCTGACCAACGAGGCTTCGACTGCTGCTGCCGTGCTCGGCCACAACTACCCGTCGAGCAGCTGGTACAAGGAAGCCTATGCGCTGCTCGCCAAGCAGGGCCTAGCCCCAGCGGTCAACAGCGGCAGTTGGATGGCTGGCCTGCGGAACTAG